One genomic window of Brienomyrus brachyistius isolate T26 chromosome 16, BBRACH_0.4, whole genome shotgun sequence includes the following:
- the LOC125709547 gene encoding gamma-crystallin M2-like isoform X1, whose translation MNSFQITFYEDRNFGGRSYECSSDCGDLSSYLSHCYSCRVHSGCFMLYDRSNYMGNQYFVKRGEYPDYMSMGMSDWFRSCRMIPMYRGSYRMRIYDRENFGGQMMEMMDDCDSFMDRYRWSNCMSCHVMDGHWLMYEQPHYRGRMRYFWPGEYRNFGGMRFMSMRRIMDSCLHVNKPLQLGAS comes from the exons ATGAATTCCTTTCAGATCACCTTCTACGAGGACAGGAACTTTGGGGGTCGCTCCTATGAGTGCAGCAGCGACTGCGGTGACCTCAGTTCCTACTTGAGCCACTGTTACTCCTGCAGAGTGCATAGCGGCTGCTTCATGCTCTATGACCGTTCTAACTACATGGGGAACCAGTACTTTGTAAAGAGGGGCGAGTACCCCGACTACATGAGCATGGGCATGAGTGACTGGTTCAGATCCTGCCGCATGATCCCCATG TACAGAGGATCGTACAGGATGAGGATCTATGACAGGGAGAACTTTGGCGGTCAGATGATGGAGATGATGGATGACTGTGACTCCTTCATGGATCGTTACCGCTGGTCCAACTGCATGTCCTGCCACGTGATGGACGGCCACTGGCTCATGTATGAGCAGCCCCACTACAGGGGCAGGATGAGGTACTTCTGGCCTGGGGAGTACAGGAACTTCGGTGGCATGAGGTTCATGTCCATGAGGCGCATCATGGATTCCTG
- the LOC125709548 gene encoding gamma-crystallin M2-like, whose translation MLKEFMNSFQITFYEDRNFGGRSYECSSDCGDLSSYLSHCYSCRVHSGCFMLYDRSNYMGNQYFVKRGEYPDCMSMGMSDWFRSCRMIPMYRGSYRMRIYDRENFGGQMMEMMDDCDSFMDRYRWSNCMSCHVMDGHWLMYEQPHYRGRMRYFWPGEYRNFGGMRFMSMRRIMDSWY comes from the exons ATGTTAAAAGAATTCATGAATTCCTTCCAGATCACCTTCTACGAGGACAGGAACTTTGGGGGTCGATCCTATGAATGCAGCAGCGACTGCGGTGACCTCAGTTCCTACTTGAGCCACTGTTACTCCTGCAGAGTGCATAGCGGCTGCTTCATGCTCTATGACCGTTCTAACTACATGGGGAACCAGTACTTTGTGAAGAGGGGCGAGTACCCCGACTGCATGAGCATGGGCATGAGTGACTGGTTCAGATCCTGCCGCATGATCCCCATG TACAGAGGATCGTACAGGATGAGGATCTATGACAGGGAGAACTTTGGTGGTCAGATGATGGAGATGATGGATGACTGTGACTCCTTCATGGATCGTTACCGCTGGTCCAACTGCATGTCCTGCCATGTGATGGACGGCCACTGGCTCATGTATGAGCAGCCCCACTACAGAGGCAGGATGAGGTACTTCTGGCCTGGGGAGTACAGGAACTTCGGTGGCATGAGGTTCATGTCCATGAGGCGCATCATGGATTCCTGGTATTAA
- the LOC125709547 gene encoding gamma-crystallin M2-like isoform X2: MNSFQITFYEDRNFGGRSYECSSDCGDLSSYLSHCYSCRVHSGCFMLYDRSNYMGNQYFVKRGEYPDYMSMGMSDWFRSCRMIPMYRGSYRMRIYDRENFGGQMMEMMDDCDSFMDRYRWSNCMSCHVMDGHWLMYEQPHYRGRMRYFWPGEYRNFGGMRFMSMRRIMDSCLHVNKPLQLGAS; the protein is encoded by the exons ATGAATTCCTTTCAGATCACCTTCTACGAGGACAGGAACTTTGGCGGTCGCTCCTATGAGTGCAGCAGCGACTGCGGTGACCTCAGTTCCTACTTGAGCCACTGTTACTCCTGCAGAGTGCATAGCGGCTGCTTCATGCTCTATGACCGTTCTAACTACATGGGGAACCAGTACTTTGTGAAGAGGGGCGAGTACCCCGACTACATGAGCATGGGCATGAGTGACTGGTTCAGATCCTGCCGCATGATCCCCATG TACAGAGGATCGTACAGGATGAGGATCTATGACAGGGAGAACTTTGGTGGTCAGATGATGGAGATGATGGATGACTGTGACTCCTTCATGGATCGTTACCGCTGGTCCAACTGCATGTCCTGCCACGTGATGGACGGCCACTGGCTCATGTATGAGCAGCCCCACTACAGGGGCAGGATGAGGTACTTCTGGCCTGGGGAGTACAGGAACTTCGGTGGCATGAGGTTCATGTCCATGAGGCGCATCATGGATTCCTG
- the LOC125709552 gene encoding gamma-crystallin M2-like → MLKEFINSFQITFYEDRNFGGRSYECSSDCGDLSSYLSHCYSCRVHSGCFMLYDRSNYMGNQYFVKRGEYPDYMSMGMSDWFRSCRMIPMYRGSYKMRIYDRENFGGQMMEMMDDCDSFMDRYRWSNCMSCHVMDGHWLMYEQPHYRGRMRYFWPGEYRNFGGMRFMSMRRIMDSWY, encoded by the exons ATGTTAAAAGAATTCATTAATTCCTTCCAGATCACCTTCTACGAGGACAGGAACTTTGGGGGTCGCTCCTATGAGTGCAGCAGCGACTGCGGTGACCTCAGTTCCTACTTGAGCCACTGTTACTCCTGCAGAGTGCATAGCGGCTGCTTCATGCTCTATGACCGTTCTAACTACATGGGAAACCAGTACTTTGTGAAGAGGGGCGAGTACCCCGACTACATGAGCATGGGCATGAGTGACTGGTTCAGATCCTGCCGCATGATCCCCATG TACAGAGGATCGTACAAGATGAGGATCTATGACAGGGAGAACTTTGGCGGTCAGATGATGGAGATGATGGATGACTGTGACTCCTTCATGGATCGTTACCGCTGGTCCAACTGCATGTCCTGCCACGTGATGGACGGCCACTGGCTCATGTATGAGCAGCCTCACTACAGGGGCAGGATGAGGTACTTCTGGCCTGGGGAGTACAGGAACTTCGGTGGCATGAGGTTCATGTCCATGAGGCGCATCATGGATTCCTGGTATTaa